Part of the Dethiosulfovibrio peptidovorans genome, CCCGAAAACAGTGCCGAACAGATGGGCGCCCTGGCATTCAAAAAAGAAGTGGAAGAAAAAAGCGGCGGACAGATTACCGTGCAGGTTTTTCCGGCACTACAGCTAGGAAGCATGAGAGAACAGGTAGAAGCCGTGCAAATGGGTTCCAACCAGATGACCCTCCAGCCGGTTGCCGTTCTGACCAGCTTTGTTGATGCACTGCAGGTTGTCGACTTTCCCTTCCTGTGGCCCAACGCCGAAAAGATGTGGATGGTTCTGGACGGAGAACCCGGCAAGATGCTGCTGGACACCTGCAAGGCCAAAGGCATGGTTGGTCTGGGCTTCTGGGGCTCCGGCTTCAAGCAGATTACCACCAACGGCAAGGAAATTCACATGCCTTCCGATTTCTCCGGTGTTAAAATGCGGGTTATGCCCTCTCCCCTGCTTCTGGAACAGTACAAGGCCTGGGGCGCCAATCCGGTTCCCATTGAATACGCCGAACTCTACAACGCTCTTCAGCAGAAAATTGTTGACGGACAGGAAAATCCCCTTTCCACCATTGCCATGAACAAGTTCTACGAAGTACAGGACACCATTGTCAT contains:
- a CDS encoding C4-dicarboxylate ABC transporter substrate-binding protein; the protein is PENSAEQMGALAFKKEVEEKSGGQITVQVFPALQLGSMREQVEAVQMGSNQMTLQPVAVLTSFVDALQVVDFPFLWPNAEKMWMVLDGEPGKMLLDTCKAKGMVGLGFWGSGFKQITTNGKEIHMPSDFSGVKMRVMPSPLLLEQYKAWGANPVPIEYAELYNALQQKIVDGQENPLSTIAMNKFYEVQDTIVMSNHGFLAYVCIANEKWFDKLSPENQKIIRDAEIVGHEVQRKALAAKEAAYLEEIKKSGINVIELTDENRSAFLEASLGIHKQFADTDKKKEILEAINKAL